The Chanos chanos chromosome 6, fChaCha1.1, whole genome shotgun sequence genome includes a region encoding these proteins:
- the LOC115815279 gene encoding fibronectin type III domain-containing protein 11-like: protein MATPDPEESEQPYPMRSRFEGQSGDSNNRNSSNIVTWSANFNIKDHVVHFLTSVFPASVLKSYKAKLEGLKKCSFYIEVIREDLSHHDQSHLSNSTLLHLIDPWRFQRMKKVGNSQVKIQLSLLEDLYEEMCRGRQELEVLFEQCNMVSYINQEALLLEKIGVLMQLVANFDKVMVPGGLHIKHRLISDLGNSKAPQIRLAFIIKMHVVFDRSQSVAFPDSVILHWCIAGQEQHEPGEQFEVSYKLLQPENSYEGSQMGTLMCATYCMQINNLMPDKCYEFTVKRVDSCSLVYGAWNDSISLRTASGTAGQSIDSCETKEALFPW, encoded by the coding sequence atgGCAACACCAGATCCTGAAGAGTCAGAACAGCCCTACCCTATGAGATCTAGATTTGAGGGTCAAAGTGGGGATAGTAATAACAGGAACTCATCAAATATAGTCACATGGAGTGCAAATTTTAACATTAAAGATCATGTTGTCCACTTCCTTACCTCTGTGTTCCCCGCTTCAGTCCTCAAAAGTTACAAAGCCAAGCTGGAGGGCCTGAAAAAGTGCTCCTTCTACATCGAGGTGATCCGCGAGGACCTGTCTCACCATGATCAGAGTCATCTGTCCAACTCGACCCTTTTACACCTCATCGATCCCTGGAGGTTCCAGCGGATGAAGAAGGTCGGCAACAGCCAGGTCAAGATCCAGCTAAGCCTTCTGGAGGATCTTTATGAGGAAATGTGTAGAGGCAGGCAGGAGTTGGAGGTCCTCTTTGAGCAATGCAACATGGTATCATATATCAATCAGGAGGCATTGCTGCTGGAGAAGATCGGTGTACTCATGCAGTTGGTGGCCAACTTTGACAAAGTTATGGTCCCTGGAGGGCTGCACATCAAACATCGGCTAATCTCTGACTTAGGTAACTCCAAGGCCCCACAGATACGGTTAGCATTCATCATCAAGATGCACGTGGTTTTTGACCGCTCTCAGTCTGTGGCATTCCCTGATTCGGTGATCTTGCACTGGTGCATCGCTGGACAAGAGCAACACGAACCAGGGGAACAGTTTGAAGTTAGCTACAAACTCCTTCAACCGGAGAATAGCTATGAAGGAAGTCAGATGGGCACACTGATGTGTGCGACCTACTGCATGCAGATCAACAACCTGATGCCAGACAAGTGTTACGAGTTCACAGTGAAGAGAGTTGACTCGTGTTCTTTGGTGTATGGAGCCTGGAATGATAGCATCAGCCTAAGGACTGCCTCAGGAACCGCTGGACAGAGCATTGATAGTTGTGAGACAAAGGAAGcactgtttccatggtaa
- the LOC115815280 gene encoding P2Y purinoceptor 1-like has translation MEPVSAQKNSTCQEIDLPFTHKFLPSVYIVVFLIGVFANFWGLKSVCTNWKALGNINIFILNLGIADLLYVFTLPFLVVYYAADSKWLFGQVFCKITRFCFNLNLYGSIGFLTCISIYRYLGIVHPMKVMGKINSTVSAVITVLVWTLVFIQILPDMFFDKSAPNSSDSCYDTTSNQWIKDYLSYSLGWTFTGFVIPLLIILGCYGHIAFVLATKANINVLLKQRCLKLVLMLTVLFAICFIPYHVLRNLNLKTRILKMEGTCHASFDDIYIAHQVSRGLVCMNSAINPLIYLVGNDNFLLRLHSFSQRARTSLVHITGRVIYRRAQEAHSTDSPREERSSGLERFQLCA, from the coding sequence ATGGAACCAGTAAGTGCTCAGAAAAATTCTACGTGCCAGGAGATAGATCTACCTTTTACGCATAAATTTCTGCCTTCTGTGTACATTGTGGTATTTCTTATTGGAGTTTTCGCCAATTTCTGGGGATTAAAATCTGTCTGTACCAACTGGAAGGCGCTTGGGAACATAAACATATTCATCCTGAACCTCGGTATTGCAGACCTTTTATATGTTTTCACTTTGCCTTTTCTGGTTGTTTATTATGCGGCGGACAGCAAGTGGCTTTTTGGGCAGGTCTTCTGCAAAATCACAAGATTCTGCTTTAATTTGAACCTCTATGGCAGCATAGGCTTCCTCACCTGTATCAGCATATACAGATACCTTGGTATCGTCCATCCGATGAAGGTTATGGGAAAAATAAATAGCACGGTCTCTGCGGTTATAACCGTTTTAGTGTGGACCTTGGTTTTCATTCAGATTCTTCCAGACATGTTCTTTGACAAGTCTGCACCAAATTCCTCAGATTCGTGCTACGATACAACAAGCAACCAGTGGATCAAAGATTACCTGTCGTACAGTTTAGGGTGGACTTTTACTGGATTTGTTATCCCTTTGCTAATAATTCTGGGATGCTACGGCCACATCGCCTTTGTACTTGCCACCAAAGCTAACATCAATGTTTTGCTTAAACAACGCTGTTTGAAACTGGTTTTGATGCTGACCGTTTTATTCGCCATTTGCTTCATTCCTTATCATGTGCTTAgaaatttgaatttaaagaCAAGAATTTTGAAAATGGAGGGAACGTGCCATGCGAGTTTTGACGACATCTACATCGCTCACCAAGTGTCCCGCGGACTTGTGTGTATGAACAGTGCCATCAATCCTTTGATATATTTGGTCGGGAATGACAACTTTCTCTTGCGACTACACAGCTTTTCCCAACGAGCCAGGACGTCTCTTGTTCACATTACGGGTAGAGTCATCTACCGAAGAGCACAAGAGGCGCACTCTACGGACAGTCCTCGTGAAGAACGTTCGTCTGGGCTGGAGAGATTTCAgctgtgtgcgtga
- the LOC115815281 gene encoding WNT1-inducible-signaling pathway protein 2-like encodes MSLTAVAISLTLVIWYSPLQLNMGRLPGALCAAKPVLNLRNQGLARIPWEQGRLVSCQLCGDLCHCPWPPPQCPAGVPLVHDGCRCCQICARQEGESCTDKNICDSQRGLQCDYSASYPGGEGECVDRNTLGCELNGVRYEEGQTFKPSCAQLCHCLGGGITCVPLCKDMQQPLGPSCPNPQLLRLPGRCCREWVCGSLDNSIPQDTAATVDRTDRFWQDVPGLSHSVWSNCIEQSTEWSPCSRSCGPGESKRMSNINRACHPQTQIRLCQIRPCHAAKPPIRAHMGTGMCKSRHRSPLPIRLEHHGCYSTHAYRPQFCGLCSDGRCCSPLRTRTMQMGFLCPSGRVIQHLVMRIESCVCHYNCPDSLSAKSRRFISRH; translated from the exons ATGAGCCTGACTGCAGTAGCAATCAGCCTGACCCTTGTCATCTGGTACAGCCCTCTGCAACTGAACATGGGCCGCCTCCCAGGTGCACTCTGTGCCGCGAAACCAGTGCTCAACCTCAGGAACCAAGGTCTGGCTAGGATTCCATGGGAACAGGGGAGGCTG GTATCCTGCCAACTGTGTGGTGATCTATGTCATTGTCCCTGGCCACCACCCCAGTGCCCGGCTGGTGTGCCACTGGTGCATGACGGGTGTCGCTGTTGTCAGATCTGTGCCAGGCAGGAGGGTGAGTCCTGCACTGACAAGAACATTTGTGACAGTCAGAGAGGTCTGCAGTGTGACTACAGTGCCAGTTACccaggaggagagggagagtgtgttg ATCGGAACACGCTTGGCTGTGAACTCAATGGAGTGAGGTACGAGGAGGGCCAGACATTCAAGCCATCATGCGCCCAGCTATGCCACTGCCTGGGTGGTGGTATCACATGTGTTCCTCTGTGCAAAGACATGCAGCAGCCACTGGGTCCGAGTTGCCCAAACCCACAACTGCTAAGGCTTCCAGGACGCTGCTGCCGAGAGTGGGTCTGTGGTAGCCTGGACAACAGCATTCCTCAGGACACTGCTGCCACAG TGGACAGAACAGACAGGTTCTGGCAGGATGTGCCAGGTCTGAGTCACAGCGTGTGGTCAAACTGCATCGAACAGAGTACGGAATGGAGCCCTTGCTCGCGCAGCTGTGGACCAGGCGAGTCCAAACGCATGTCTAACATCAATCGAGCGTGCCATCCGCAGACACAGATCCGTTTGTGCCAGATCAGACCCTGCCATGCTGCTAAACCACCAATCAGAGCCCACATG GGCACTGGTATGTGCAAGAGCAGACACAGATCTCCACTACCCATTCGCCTAGAGCATCACGGCTGCTACAGCACGCATGCTTACAGACCCCAGTTCTGTGGCCTCTGTTCAGATGGCCGGTGCTGTAGCCCGCTTCGGACCAGAACCATGCAAATGggtttcctctgtcccagtggGAGAGTGATTCAGCACCTAGTGATGAGGATCGAGTCCTGCGTCTGTCACTACAATTGTCCTGATTCACTTTCCGCAAAGTCAAGAAGATTCATATCCAGGCACTAA
- the serinc3 gene encoding serine incorporator 1, whose protein sequence is MGAVLGAFSIASWVPCLCSSATCLMCRCCPHSKNSIVTRVIYAFILLLGTIIACIMLSPGVDQQLKKIPGFCDGGADSGIPGVHANINCEIFVGYKAVYRVCFGMSVCFLAFSVLMINVKNSRDPRAAIHNGYWFFKIAAMVAVTTGAFYIPEGPFTRTWFVVGTCGAFCFILIQLVLLVDFAHSWNESWVDNMERENARGWYAALLAVTVLNYILSFIAIVLFYVFYTRPEECGLNKFFISFNMLLCITASVISVLPKVQESQPRSGLLQSSIITLYTAYLTWSAMTNEPDRTCNPSLLSIIQQIAAPTLAPLEVENQTAVIIVETEDPVPSSPYLQWWDAQSIVGLAIFVLCILYSSIRSSNTSQVNKLTLASNDTTILEESSTGTPEEVEEGQGPRRVEDNERETVQYSYSFFHFMLFLASLYIMMTLTNWYSPDADYNAMTSKWPAVWVKISSSWVCITLYVWTLIAPMVLTNRDFS, encoded by the exons ATGGGCGCCGTCTTGGGGGCCTTCTCCATCGCCAGCTGG gtgCCATGTCTGTGCAGCAGTGCAACATGTCTTATGTGCAGATGCTGCCCACACAGCAAGAACTCCATAGTGACACGTGTGATCTATGCCTTCATCCTGCTGCTGGGGACTATTATCGCCTGCATCATGTTGTCTCCTGGTGTCGACCAGCAActgaaaaaa ATTCCAGGCTTTTGTGACGGAGGTGCAGACTCGGGAATTCCAGGCGTCCATGCAAATATTAACTGTGAGATTTTTGTGGGGTACAAGGCAGTGTACCGTGTCTGTTTTGGCATGAGCGTGTGCTTCTTGGCCTTCTCTGTTCTGATGATCAACGTGAAGAACAGTCGAGATCCCAGAGCGGCCATCCACAACGG ttaCTGGTTTTTTAAGATTGCAGCCATGGTGGCAGTCACAACCGGTGCCTTTTACATTCCAGAGGGGCCTTTTACTCGGA CTTGGTTTGTTGTGGGGACATGTGGAGCTTTCTGCTTCATCCTTATTCAGCTTGTTCTACTGGTGGACTTTGCCCACTCCTGGAATGAGTCCTGGGTGGATAACATGGAGAGGGAAAATGCCAGGGGCTGGTATGCTG CCTTGCTTGCCGTAACTGTACTGAACTACATCCTGTCCTTCATTGCTATTGTCCTCTTCTACGTTTTCTACACTCGCCCAGAGGAGTGTGGACTCAACAAGTTCTTCATTAGCTTCAACATGCTTCTGTGTATCACAGCTTCAGTTATTTCTGTACTGCCCAAAGTCCAG GAATCCCAGCCCAGATCTGGTCTTCTTCAGTCATCCATCATCACGCTTTACACTGCCTACTTGACCTGGTCAGCAATGACTAACGAACCAG ACCGCACATGTAACCCCAGCCTGCTTAGCATCATCCAGCAGATCGCTGCTCCCACGCTGGCTCCTCTGGAGGTTGAGAACCAGACAGCTGTGATCATTGTGGAAACAGAGGATCCTGTGCCATCGTCCCCATACTTGCAGTGGTGGGATGCTCAAAGCATTGTGGGATTGGCCATTTTTGTGCTTTGTATACTGTACTCAAG CATACGCTCCTCCAATACGAGTCAGGTGAATAAACTGACCCTGGCATCTAATGACACCACCATTCTGGAGGAGAGCTCCACAGGAACTCccgaggaggtggaggagggacAGGGGCCGAGACGAGTTGaagacaacgagagagagacagtccagtaCAGctactctttctttcacttcatGCTTTTCTTGGCTTCACTTTACATTATGATGACTCTCACCAACTGGTACAG CCCAGATGCAGACTACAACGCCATGACCAGCAAATGGCCTGCGGTTTGGGTGAAAATCTCGTCCAGCTGGGTGTGTATCACCCTGTACGTGTGGACACTCATCGCCCCGATGGTCCTCACCAACCGTGATTTCAGCTAG
- the LOC115815282 gene encoding uncharacterized protein LOC115815282 → MYCCVIFCRRKKFLRKIILNVKARPSLLHISSLPQIPEVGKVLVLCCRVEKFYPEDIKVEWYKQNGEMVQKFTQFGPFSDHERLYSLWSTTELTVTTVDDGTVCTCRLYHSSFPAPQYKDVTYHINTQGVSPSVMFIKCDPLQPEEGKECTINLCVKDFCPDRVTVTWFRDGETVSAGVFNSPTSLNINGLYSMWTFLKLTPRKHDLNAVFSLPPSLPHPYPIPPPFPTPSLPHPSPIPPPFPPPSLPPSLPHPYPSPSLE, encoded by the exons ATGTAttgctgtgtcattttctgtcgAAGAAAGAAGTTTCTCAGAAAGATCATTCTAAATGTCAAAG CGAGGCCGTCCCTTCTTCATATCTCAAGCCTCCCTCAGATCCCAGAGGTGGGAAAAGTGCTTGTGCTGTGTTGTCGGGTAGAGAAGTTTTACCCGGAGGACATTAAAGTGGAGTGGTACAAGCAGAACGGAGAAATGGTGCAAAAGTTCACACAGTTTGGGCCATTCTCAGACCACGAGCGACTGTACAGCCTGTGGAGTACCACTGAGCTGACTGTTACGACGGTGGACGACGGAACTGTGTGTACCTGTCGGCTTTACCACAGCAGCTTCCCCGCACCACAGTATAAGGATGTCACCTATCACATTAATACACAAG GTGTATCTCCCAGCGTGATGTTTATCAAATGTGACCCGCTACAGCCAGAGGAGGGCAAAGAGTGTACCATTAACCTCTGTGTGAAAGACTTCTGCCCAGACCGTGTCACAGTCACCTGGTTTAGAGATGGAGAAACAGTCTCAGCTGGTGTCTTCAACTCCCCAACCAGTCTCAACATCAACGGCCTCTACTCCATGTGGACCTTTCTCAAACTGACCCCCAGGAAACACGATCTGAACGCCGTGTTCAG cctCCCCCCATCCCTACCCCATCCCTACCCcatccctccccccttccctaCCCCATCCCTACCCCATCCCTCCCCcatccctccccccttccctcccccatccctccccccttccctcccccatCCCTACCCCAGCCCATCTCTTgaatga
- the tp53rk gene encoding EKC/KEOPS complex subunit TP53RK, whose product MASDEIKATLCFLDKTKLIKQGAEARVYRGTFLGKPTIIKERFPKRYRHPTLDEKLTHRRTTQEVRSILRCRKAGISAPVVYFVDYTTHCIFLEDLVSAITVRDHIRSIQESKQTIECLHMLADKMGEVLAKMHDEDVIHGDLTTSNMLLREGDGAGDTDPVLIDFGLSYISGLPEDKGVDLYVLEKAFLSTHPNTEALFDRLLKSYMASSKKSPAVIKKLDEVRLRGRKRSMVG is encoded by the exons ATGGCCTCAGACGAAATTAAAGCAACGTTATGTTTTTTAGACAAAACCAAATTAATTAAGCAGGGAGCGGAGGCGCGTGTTTATCGCGGCACATTTCTGGGGAAGCCAACTATAATCAAAGAGCGATTCCCGAAGCGTTATCGGCACCCTACTTTGGATGAGAAACTTACACACCGCAGAACTACGCAGGAGGTGCGGTCAATTCTGCGTTGCCGCAAGGCAG GTATCAGTGCtccagttgtttattttgttgactACACCACCCATTGCATTTTCCTGGAAGACCTCGTCAGTGCAATAACTGTGAGAGACCATATCAGGTCCATTCAAGAATCCAAACAGACCATAGAATGTCTCCACATGTTAGCTGACAAGATGGGAGAGGTCTTGGCTAAGATGCATGATGAAGACGTGATACACGGTGACCTCACCACATCCAACATGTTGTTGAGGGAAGGTGACGGAGCCGGAGACACCGACCCGGTTCTGATTGATTTTGGGCTGAGTTATATTTCTGGCCTACCTGAGGATAAGGGTGTAGACCTTTATGTGCTGGAGAAAGCCTTTCTGAGCACTCACCCCAACACAGAAGCCCTGTTTGACAGACTGTTAAAGAGCTACATGGCCTCATCCAAAAAATCTCCAGCCGTCATCAAGAAACTGGACGAAGTCCGATTAAGAGGAAGGAAAAGGTCAATGGTTGGTTGA